The proteins below are encoded in one region of Sedimentibacter sp. zth1:
- a CDS encoding iron ABC transporter permease encodes MKSVVRYQIVFILLAILFFVAIVMNVNTGSVNISPSEIVKIILFRANEGSIESKIIWSIRLPRLLGAAVLGGALSVSGFMLQTFFRNPIAGPFVLGISSGAKMFVGFVMLIMLQYVNSISLTMTVVASFAGSMLSMLFVLLFSKKVRNMSMLLVVGIMIGYICSAVTNFFITFAVESDIANLTHWAMGSFSGMNWDNLKVASIVVAISLILAMIYSKPIGAFQLGEGYAQSIGINIKSLRVILIILSSIMSACVTAFAGPISFVGIAVPHITKMMCKTTKPIVIIPASFLCGAVFCMFCDLIARSAFAPVDLAIGTVTAVFGAPVVIWLMLSRQRRV; translated from the coding sequence ATGAAATCAGTTGTACGTTATCAGATAGTATTTATACTTTTAGCTATATTATTTTTTGTTGCAATAGTTATGAATGTTAACACAGGAAGTGTAAATATATCACCATCAGAAATAGTTAAAATTATATTGTTTCGTGCTAATGAAGGTTCAATTGAAAGTAAAATAATATGGAGTATAAGACTCCCAAGACTGCTCGGAGCAGCAGTTCTTGGGGGTGCTTTATCTGTTTCAGGATTTATGCTACAAACATTTTTCAGAAATCCAATTGCAGGACCATTTGTGCTTGGAATTTCTTCGGGAGCAAAAATGTTTGTAGGTTTTGTTATGCTTATAATGCTTCAGTATGTAAATAGTATTTCTCTTACAATGACAGTAGTAGCATCATTTGCTGGTTCTATGCTGTCAATGCTTTTTGTACTACTTTTTTCTAAAAAGGTTCGGAACATGTCAATGCTTTTAGTTGTTGGAATAATGATTGGATATATTTGTTCTGCTGTAACTAATTTTTTTATAACGTTTGCAGTAGAATCAGATATAGCTAATTTAACTCATTGGGCTATGGGTAGCTTTTCGGGAATGAATTGGGACAATTTAAAAGTAGCATCTATAGTAGTAGCAATATCATTGATATTAGCAATGATATATTCAAAGCCAATTGGTGCGTTCCAATTAGGAGAGGGCTATGCTCAAAGCATAGGTATTAACATAAAAAGTTTAAGGGTTATACTAATTATATTATCAAGTATTATGTCAGCATGTGTTACAGCATTTGCCGGTCCTATATCATTTGTAGGAATAGCAGTTCCACATATAACCAAAATGATGTGTAAAACTACTAAGCCAATTGTTATCATACCAGCATCTTTTTTATGCGGTGCAGTATTTTGTATGTTTTGTGATTTAATAGCAAGAAGTGCATTTGCACCGGTGGATTTAGCAATAGGTACAGTTACAGCAGTTTTTGGAGCACCAGTAGTTATATGGCTAATGCTTAGTAGACAAAGGAGAGTGTAA
- a CDS encoding ABC transporter ATP-binding protein: MTENYFFRTEDLCVGYNNIPLINNINIKIKKGEILTLIGPNGSGKSTILKSITKHLSTIKGIVYIDKNSLNNMTNKDLATKVAVVLTDKIRPEMMTCEDIVASGRYPYTNYFGKLTKQDDEIVCDSLKKVHALDLKDRDFLSISDGQRQRIMLARAICQEPEIIVLDEPTSYLDIKHKIDLLDILRNMSREKNITIIMSLHEIDLAPKISDKVACVKGDKISRFGTPKDIFKEEIINELYGLDNSSYNMLFGSVELPKITSDKNVFIVGGEGKGILYYRELQKKRISFNTGILYENDVDFQVAKSLAKKIYSSKAFEPVSKELINEAKQAVVKSTVLVDVGAHIGLYNQFNQELIEIAKQNRIPIFYDVEKVVEYLNEK, from the coding sequence ATGACTGAAAATTATTTTTTTAGGACAGAAGATTTATGTGTTGGTTATAATAATATACCTTTAATTAATAATATTAATATAAAAATAAAAAAAGGCGAGATATTAACACTTATAGGACCTAATGGTTCTGGAAAATCTACTATTTTAAAAAGTATAACAAAGCATTTGTCAACAATAAAAGGAATTGTATACATAGATAAAAATAGCTTAAATAATATGACTAATAAAGACTTAGCTACAAAAGTGGCTGTAGTTTTAACAGATAAAATAAGACCTGAAATGATGACATGTGAAGATATTGTTGCGTCAGGACGTTATCCGTATACGAATTATTTTGGTAAATTAACAAAACAAGATGATGAAATTGTATGTGATTCATTGAAAAAGGTGCATGCGCTTGATTTAAAAGATAGAGATTTTTTATCAATAAGTGATGGTCAGAGACAGCGTATTATGCTTGCTAGAGCAATATGTCAAGAACCTGAAATTATAGTTCTTGATGAACCTACATCATATTTGGATATAAAGCATAAAATAGATTTGCTAGATATATTAAGAAATATGTCGCGCGAAAAAAATATTACCATTATAATGTCATTGCATGAAATAGATTTAGCACCGAAAATATCGGATAAAGTAGCGTGTGTAAAAGGTGATAAAATATCTAGATTTGGTACACCCAAAGATATATTTAAAGAAGAAATAATAAATGAATTGTATGGATTAGATAATAGTTCATATAATATGTTGTTTGGAAGTGTTGAATTACCTAAAATAACAAGTGATAAAAACGTTTTTATTGTAGGTGGAGAGGGTAAGGGTATATTATATTATAGAGAATTACAAAAAAAACGTATATCGTTTAATACAGGTATACTTTACGAAAACGATGTGGATTTTCAAGTAGCAAAATCTTTAGCTAAAAAAATATATTCTTCAAAGGCATTTGAACCAGTATCAAAAGAATTGATAAATGAGGCGAAACAAGCTGTTGTTAAGAGCACAGTATTAGTAGACGTTGGGGCACATATTGGTCTATATAATCAATTTAATCAAGAGCTTATTGAAATTGCTAAACAAAATAGAATCCCAATATTTTATGATGTTGAAAAGGTGGTAGAATATCTTAATGAAAAATAA
- a CDS encoding cobyrinate a,c-diamide synthase: MKNNNIPRIMIAGTSSNCGKTTVTVALLQALVNRKLKVSSFKCGPDYIDPMFHGEIIGAKSSNLDSFFCDENSIKYLLAKNSNDSEIAVIEGVMGFYDGAGLNTTKSSTYEVSNITNTPVILIINCKGMATSIAATLKGFVEYKKNNNIKGVILNNITKTTFSAIKQLIEEEFEGNITVLGYIPKLSKDLIFGSRHLGLVTSEEIEDIKIKLNKLAEVVEDTIDIDNLIKLASYAKENVFKSPVIKKFNHSINIAVAKDKAFCFYYRDNLELLQEMGANLLYFSPLNDVELPKNIDGLYIGGGYPELYVKELSQNLTMLKSIRDALSDNIPCIAECGGFMYLANSIDTYKMVSYLEGQSENTGKLMRFGYVTLTANKNNMLCKKGEKIKAHEFHYYDLTECGDSFTAKKTNKKTWKCVVSNDFLYAGYPHLNFYSNLHFAENFYKKCLGENYV, translated from the coding sequence ATGAAAAATAATAATATACCAAGAATTATGATTGCCGGTACATCAAGTAATTGCGGTAAAACTACTGTAACTGTTGCATTATTGCAAGCACTTGTAAATCGAAAACTAAAGGTGTCATCTTTTAAATGTGGGCCTGATTATATAGACCCTATGTTTCATGGAGAAATAATTGGAGCAAAAAGTTCAAATCTGGACTCGTTCTTTTGTGATGAAAACTCAATAAAATATTTATTGGCAAAGAATAGCAATGATTCTGAAATAGCCGTGATAGAAGGGGTTATGGGTTTTTATGATGGAGCTGGGCTTAATACAACAAAATCATCTACATATGAGGTTTCAAACATAACCAATACTCCAGTTATATTGATTATTAATTGTAAAGGAATGGCAACATCTATAGCAGCAACGCTGAAGGGATTTGTTGAATACAAGAAAAATAACAATATTAAGGGAGTAATACTTAATAATATAACAAAAACAACATTTAGCGCCATAAAACAGCTTATAGAGGAAGAATTTGAAGGAAATATTACAGTGCTTGGTTATATTCCTAAGCTATCTAAAGATTTGATTTTTGGTAGCAGACATTTAGGATTAGTTACAAGTGAAGAAATTGAAGATATAAAAATTAAGTTAAATAAATTAGCTGAAGTAGTAGAAGATACAATTGATATTGATAATTTAATAAAGCTTGCTTCTTATGCAAAAGAAAATGTTTTTAAAAGCCCAGTTATTAAAAAATTTAATCATAGTATTAATATTGCAGTTGCAAAAGATAAAGCGTTTTGTTTTTATTATAGAGATAATTTAGAATTGTTACAAGAAATGGGAGCAAATTTATTATATTTTAGTCCTCTAAATGATGTTGAGTTACCAAAAAATATAGATGGCTTGTATATAGGTGGAGGATATCCAGAACTATACGTAAAAGAGTTATCACAAAACTTAACTATGCTAAAATCTATAAGAGATGCTCTTTCTGATAATATTCCATGTATAGCTGAATGTGGTGGATTTATGTATCTAGCAAATAGTATAGATACATACAAAATGGTATCATATCTTGAAGGGCAATCAGAAAACACTGGGAAACTTATGAGATTTGGATATGTTACACTTACAGCTAATAAAAATAATATGTTATGCAAAAAAGGTGAAAAAATTAAAGCACATGAATTTCATTATTATGATTTGACAGAATGTGGAGATAGTTTCACTGCTAAAAAAACCAACAAAAAAACATGGAAATGTGTAGTATCAAATGATTTTTTATACGCTGGATATCCACATCTTAACTTTTATTCAAATTTACATTTTGCAGAAAATTTTTATAAAAAATGCTTAGGAGAAAATTATGTATAG
- a CDS encoding precorrin-8X methylmutase — protein MYSIKPNEIEKRSFEIITEELGDINLLAENELVIKRVIHTSADFDYVDNLVFSDNACKQALEALKNGCDIVTDTQMAKAGINKTILSSLGGEAHCFMSDEDVAKEAKKREITRASVSMEKACNLKKPCIIAVGNAPTALIKLKKLIDENKINPVLIIGVPVGFVNVVESKELIMTTNVPYIVAKGRKGGSNVAAAICNALIYQLKR, from the coding sequence ATGTATAGTATAAAACCAAATGAGATAGAAAAAAGAAGCTTTGAAATTATAACAGAAGAATTAGGAGATATAAATTTACTTGCTGAAAATGAACTTGTCATTAAACGTGTTATACATACGAGTGCTGATTTTGATTATGTAGATAACCTAGTGTTCTCTGATAATGCATGTAAACAAGCTTTAGAAGCACTGAAAAATGGTTGTGATATTGTAACAGATACTCAGATGGCTAAAGCAGGTATAAATAAAACAATTCTCTCTTCATTAGGAGGGGAAGCACACTGCTTTATGAGTGATGAAGATGTTGCAAAAGAGGCAAAAAAACGTGAAATTACAAGAGCTTCAGTATCTATGGAAAAAGCATGTAATCTAAAGAAACCGTGTATTATAGCAGTTGGCAATGCACCAACAGCACTTATTAAATTAAAAAAACTTATAGATGAAAATAAAATAAATCCAGTATTGATTATTGGTGTACCAGTTGGATTTGTAAACGTAGTTGAATCTAAAGAATTAATTATGACTACAAATGTACCATATATAGTTGCCAAAGGTAGAAAGGGTGGAAGCAATGTAGCTGCTGCTATATGCAATGCTTTAATTTATCAATTAAAAAGATAA
- the cbiD gene encoding cobalt-precorrin-5B (C(1))-methyltransferase CbiD, translating into MLREYITKDGKKLRLGYTTGSCATAASKAAAIMLLTNEKVERVKLHTPKGIDIDVEIHEVEIYDKYVSCAVRKDSGDDIDATRDMLIYAKVSTIPKKAIVIDGGIGIGRVTMSGLNQPVGQAAINSVPRRMIEQELNTICDEYNYEGGFSVIISAPEGENIAKRTFNSRLGIVGGISILGTSGIVEPMSEIAIIDTIKAELNVKKAQNRKYAVLTPGNYGQDFLNDNFSLLSDESVKCSNYIGEAIDYAYSLGYNGVLLVGHIGKIVKLAGGIFNTHSKYGDCRAELIGAHSVLCGANTDTVKQILSSVTTDDMLQILDRVGLKNKVIESLLDKIYFNVNRRVFEECDIAVVTFSQKLGYLGSTKNTDEIIKQIKGELG; encoded by the coding sequence ATGCTTAGAGAATATATAACCAAGGATGGAAAAAAGCTTAGGCTTGGTTACACAACTGGTTCTTGTGCAACTGCAGCATCAAAGGCAGCAGCTATAATGCTACTAACAAATGAAAAAGTTGAAAGAGTAAAATTACATACACCAAAGGGTATAGATATAGATGTTGAGATACATGAAGTTGAAATTTATGATAAATATGTAAGCTGTGCAGTTCGTAAAGATAGTGGTGATGACATAGATGCTACAAGAGATATGCTCATTTATGCAAAAGTATCAACCATACCTAAAAAAGCAATAGTTATTGATGGTGGGATTGGTATAGGTAGAGTAACAATGAGTGGATTAAACCAACCGGTAGGGCAAGCAGCAATTAATTCAGTTCCAAGAAGAATGATAGAGCAAGAGTTAAATACTATATGTGATGAATACAATTATGAAGGTGGATTTTCAGTTATCATCTCAGCGCCAGAAGGCGAAAATATTGCAAAAAGAACCTTTAATTCAAGATTGGGAATTGTTGGTGGAATATCTATACTTGGAACAAGTGGTATTGTTGAGCCGATGAGTGAAATTGCAATAATTGATACTATAAAAGCAGAATTGAATGTAAAAAAAGCACAAAATAGAAAATATGCAGTATTGACACCCGGAAATTATGGACAAGATTTTTTGAATGATAATTTTAGCCTTTTAAGTGATGAATCTGTAAAATGTAGCAACTATATAGGCGAAGCAATAGATTATGCGTATTCCTTGGGGTACAACGGAGTTTTATTGGTTGGTCATATTGGTAAAATAGTTAAACTTGCTGGAGGAATATTTAATACACATTCAAAATATGGTGATTGCAGAGCGGAGTTGATTGGTGCACATAGTGTTTTGTGTGGAGCGAATACAGATACAGTAAAGCAAATTTTGAGTTCAGTAACTACTGATGATATGTTGCAGATTTTAGATAGAGTAGGTTTAAAGAATAAAGTTATAGAAAGCTTGTTGGATAAAATATATTTTAATGTAAACAGACGTGTTTTTGAAGAATGTGATATTGCAGTTGTTACATTTTCTCAGAAACTCGGATATTTAGGTAGTACAAAAAATACAGATGAAATTATAAAACAAATTAAAGGAGAATTAGGCTAA
- the cobM gene encoding precorrin-4 C(11)-methyltransferase, whose amino-acid sequence MVHFVGAGSGAVDLITVRGKNYLEKADVIIYAGSLVNRELLNYAKNNCEIHNSALMTLEEVSDVIMRADKEGKMIVRLHTGDSSIYGAIKEQMIELDKLNIEYDVVPGVSAFCGAASSLKAEYTLPDVSQTVIITRMAGRTPVPEKERIASLAKHQATMILFLSTGLLEELQAELIKGGYSEETPAAIVYKATWDDEKIFRCTVSTLAETASKNNITKTALITVGGFLGDNFDRSKLYDPTFTTEFREAKK is encoded by the coding sequence ATGGTTCATTTTGTAGGAGCTGGTTCAGGAGCAGTAGATTTGATAACAGTTAGGGGTAAAAATTATCTCGAAAAAGCAGATGTAATAATTTATGCTGGTTCACTTGTTAATAGAGAATTACTGAATTATGCAAAAAATAATTGTGAAATACATAATAGTGCTTTAATGACACTTGAAGAAGTTTCAGATGTTATTATGAGAGCAGATAAAGAAGGAAAAATGATTGTACGCCTTCATACTGGAGATTCAAGCATATATGGAGCTATAAAAGAGCAAATGATAGAGCTTGATAAACTAAACATTGAGTATGATGTAGTACCGGGAGTTAGTGCATTTTGTGGAGCAGCATCTTCATTGAAAGCTGAATATACATTACCCGATGTATCACAGACAGTAATAATAACAAGAATGGCTGGAAGAACTCCAGTTCCTGAGAAAGAAAGAATAGCATCATTAGCTAAACATCAAGCTACAATGATATTGTTTTTAAGCACTGGATTGCTTGAAGAATTGCAGGCTGAATTGATAAAAGGTGGATATTCAGAAGAAACACCGGCGGCTATTGTATACAAAGCTACGTGGGATGACGAAAAAATATTTAGATGCACAGTAAGCACATTAGCGGAAACTGCAAGCAAAAATAACATAACTAAAACAGCTTTGATTACTGTAGGTGGATTTTTGGGAGATAATTTTGATCGTTCAAAACTTTATGATCCAACATTTACAACTGAATTTAGAGAGGCTAAAAAATAA
- a CDS encoding cobalt-precorrin 5A hydrolase — protein MKTCIFAYSNKGCQLAKKIANYFDDVACYTTTKLATDYEFIGERSICTKVGEVFDEAEALIFIGACGIAVRAIAPFLKNKSVDPAVIVIDDCGINVISLLSGHIGGANDLTLKIAKGINATPIITTATDINNKFSVDAWAVKNNLQIGSMRIAKDISARILDEDVPFKTDIKIQGNLPSGLTYKDNGELGIYVSYKTDKLFDSTLHIIPKSLCVGIGCRRNISVEKINSLFHTTLQQYNINLRAIKSISSIDLKSDEKGLLQFADKYDIPINFYNSEELNLLDGEFTPSDFVKSITGVDNVCERAAFKSSGCGKFIVKKIAHDGVTIAICIENQEVNF, from the coding sequence ATGAAAACGTGTATTTTTGCATATTCAAATAAAGGATGTCAATTGGCAAAAAAGATTGCAAACTATTTTGATGATGTTGCATGTTATACTACAACTAAATTAGCGACTGATTATGAATTTATAGGTGAAAGATCAATTTGTACTAAGGTTGGAGAGGTGTTTGACGAGGCAGAAGCATTAATATTTATAGGCGCTTGTGGCATTGCAGTAAGGGCAATAGCTCCATTTTTAAAAAATAAATCTGTTGATCCAGCTGTTATTGTTATTGATGACTGTGGAATTAATGTTATATCGCTTTTATCGGGTCATATAGGCGGTGCAAATGACTTAACCTTGAAGATAGCAAAAGGAATAAATGCTACACCAATTATAACTACAGCAACGGATATAAATAATAAATTTTCAGTGGATGCATGGGCTGTAAAAAATAATTTGCAAATTGGTAGTATGAGAATAGCAAAGGACATTTCAGCTAGGATACTTGATGAAGATGTACCATTTAAAACAGATATAAAAATACAAGGAAATTTACCAAGTGGTTTAACTTATAAGGATAACGGAGAACTTGGAATATACGTATCATATAAAACTGATAAACTTTTTGATAGCACTCTACATATTATACCAAAGTCTTTGTGTGTAGGAATAGGGTGTAGAAGAAATATATCAGTTGAAAAAATAAATAGCTTGTTCCATACTACATTGCAGCAATACAATATAAATTTAAGGGCTATAAAGTCAATATCATCAATTGATTTAAAAAGTGATGAAAAAGGATTATTACAATTTGCAGATAAATATGATATTCCAATAAACTTTTACAATTCGGAAGAATTAAATTTATTAGATGGAGAATTTACACCATCTGATTTTGTAAAAAGTATCACAGGTGTTGACAATGTGTGTGAAAGGGCTGCGTTCAAATCATCTGGTTGTGGAAAATTTATTGTCAAAAAGATAGCGCATGATGGCGTTACGATAGCAATATGTATAGAAAATCAGGAGGTGAATTTTTAG
- the cobK gene encoding precorrin-6A reductase, with product MLNICVFAGTTEGRKLVEYLNTKNLSFIVCVATEYGEELMLQTKNIHVGRLDYEQMIDFFVFNKFSLVIDATHPYASVVTNNIINAAKTTNLQYIRLNRESDINKVDSKYIKCFDALEEIVEYLKLVEGNILLTTGSKELDKFTEIPNYKERIYPRVLPLDASLELCRKNGYDSSHIIAMQGPFTKDLNKALIKSFDIKILVTKESGNKGGFLEKINACDDLEIECLIVKRPKQQEGYNYEEVISIINSKQLNCEQISKKREEPVDRLVNINIVGIGVGCKELMTNEAYNAIKNADIVIGAKRILESCVELNKNIYCAFLPKDIQEFLQVNTKYKNIVIVMSGDVGFYSGAKKLLKTLENYSVKLICGISSPIYMCSKLKISWQDIKLCSLHGRYNNIVQAVKTNYRVFTLVGGDIDVKKLCEELIKYNLSDVKLYVGERLSYIDEKISVGTPSELLNQNFEVLSSVIIENRNYSTKLNIGISDEKFIREKKVPMTKSEVRAVSIAKLNLSSDSVVYDIGAGSGSVSIEAALISTEGMVYAIEKKHEAVELIEKNKIKFGTPNIKVVEGFAPEALEGLPTPTHAFIGGSSGNLVEIIKILLEKNKNIRIVINSITLETISETLKCIEKFDFETKEIINLSIAKSKNVGNYNMMMGQNPIYIVTIQN from the coding sequence ATGCTAAATATTTGTGTATTTGCAGGAACAACAGAGGGTAGAAAATTGGTAGAATACTTAAATACTAAAAATTTATCATTTATAGTATGTGTTGCAACGGAATATGGTGAGGAGTTAATGCTTCAAACTAAAAACATTCATGTTGGAAGACTTGACTATGAGCAGATGATAGATTTTTTTGTATTCAACAAATTTAGTCTAGTCATTGATGCAACTCATCCATATGCAAGTGTAGTAACTAACAATATAATTAATGCAGCTAAAACTACTAATTTACAGTATATTAGACTTAACAGAGAGTCGGATATAAATAAGGTTGATTCTAAATATATTAAGTGTTTTGATGCATTAGAAGAAATAGTTGAATATTTAAAATTAGTTGAAGGAAATATATTGTTAACTACGGGTAGTAAAGAACTCGATAAATTTACGGAAATTCCAAACTATAAAGAAAGAATCTATCCAAGAGTATTGCCGTTAGATGCTTCACTTGAGCTATGCAGAAAAAATGGATACGATTCAAGCCATATTATTGCAATGCAAGGTCCATTTACAAAAGATTTAAATAAAGCATTAATAAAATCATTTGATATAAAGATATTGGTGACTAAGGAATCTGGTAACAAAGGTGGCTTTTTAGAAAAAATTAATGCTTGTGATGATTTAGAAATTGAGTGCTTAATTGTAAAAAGACCTAAACAGCAAGAGGGTTACAATTATGAAGAGGTAATTAGTATTATTAACAGTAAACAACTAAATTGTGAACAAATTAGTAAAAAAAGAGAAGAGCCTGTTGATAGATTAGTAAATATCAATATAGTTGGAATTGGTGTAGGATGTAAAGAATTGATGACCAATGAAGCTTACAATGCAATAAAAAACGCTGATATTGTAATAGGTGCTAAAAGAATACTTGAAAGTTGTGTTGAACTAAATAAAAATATATATTGTGCGTTTTTGCCTAAAGATATACAAGAGTTTTTACAAGTAAATACGAAGTATAAAAATATTGTAATTGTAATGTCAGGTGATGTAGGATTTTATAGTGGCGCAAAAAAATTGTTAAAAACACTTGAAAATTATAGTGTTAAATTAATATGTGGTATCAGTTCACCAATATATATGTGCAGTAAATTAAAAATATCTTGGCAGGACATAAAGTTATGTAGTTTACATGGAAGATATAATAATATAGTACAGGCTGTTAAAACAAATTACAGAGTGTTTACACTTGTTGGCGGAGATATTGATGTAAAAAAATTGTGTGAAGAATTAATAAAATACAATTTAAGTGATGTTAAGCTATATGTAGGTGAAAGATTATCATACATAGACGAAAAAATATCAGTTGGTACTCCGAGTGAGTTGTTAAACCAAAACTTCGAGGTATTATCATCAGTTATAATAGAAAATCGAAACTACTCTACAAAATTAAATATAGGTATAAGTGATGAGAAATTCATACGTGAAAAAAAAGTACCAATGACCAAAAGCGAGGTAAGAGCTGTTTCAATAGCTAAGCTTAATTTATCTTCAGATTCGGTAGTTTATGATATAGGGGCAGGTTCAGGCTCAGTTTCTATAGAAGCGGCGCTTATATCAACAGAAGGTATGGTTTATGCCATTGAGAAAAAACATGAAGCTGTTGAACTTATAGAGAAGAACAAAATTAAATTCGGAACGCCGAATATTAAAGTGGTTGAAGGCTTTGCACCAGAAGCATTGGAAGGTTTGCCAACGCCAACGCATGCATTTATAGGTGGTTCTTCGGGAAACTTAGTAGAAATAATAAAGATACTTTTAGAGAAAAATAAGAATATAAGAATTGTTATAAACTCAATAACACTTGAAACCATAAGTGAAACTCTAAAATGTATAGAAAAGTTTGATTTTGAAACAAAGGAAATAATAAATCTAAGTATAGCAAAATCTAAAAATGTAGGAAACTATAATATGATGATGGGACAAAATCCTATATATATTGTAACAATTCAAAATTAA
- a CDS encoding MFS transporter, giving the protein MNNLRKNYKNNIIGSLLGAFVLSSGGYLAAYLRDVGGTDFHFAMLNALPSMFAVLTLIPGAIIIDSTKHKLKITLLICFLSRSFFLLYALVPFLPKEFQAISLVILLGLRNAPEAVWNIGYQSLMADVFPIDKLNEIIGKRNKYNNILTIGSTFLLGTFLSLDETFPIDNLLLFQILFVFTFFIGIIEILQYKKFDFESKPVEKNGSYVKRLFHVIKTLPQHPKYIKYCATVMIFYLGWQMAWPLYNLYQLNVLNANAAWVGYFGITSTLSQIITIGLWIKLSQKIGSKPVLGIGMFLMALSPCVYAISKTLPMLLAMQLIVGCGMSAVLTLLFNELIYVCPDENRTLYISLFTCLTQITSSFMPFVGIYVKEAISIQAALYISGGIRFLGSIIFLLACRNNKKAENL; this is encoded by the coding sequence ATGAATAATCTAAGGAAAAATTATAAAAACAATATTATAGGCAGTTTATTGGGAGCATTTGTTTTGTCAAGTGGTGGCTATTTAGCTGCATATCTTAGAGATGTTGGTGGTACAGATTTTCATTTTGCTATGTTAAATGCACTTCCTTCAATGTTTGCGGTACTTACTCTTATTCCAGGTGCAATAATTATTGATAGTACAAAGCATAAATTGAAGATTACATTATTGATATGTTTTTTATCGAGATCATTTTTCTTATTATATGCTTTGGTTCCTTTCCTACCAAAAGAATTTCAAGCAATTTCTTTAGTTATACTTTTAGGACTTAGAAATGCTCCCGAAGCAGTTTGGAACATTGGTTATCAATCGCTTATGGCAGATGTTTTTCCTATAGATAAACTAAATGAAATTATTGGTAAGAGGAACAAATACAACAATATATTAACCATAGGTTCAACATTTTTACTTGGAACATTTTTATCGCTTGATGAAACATTTCCTATAGATAATTTATTGCTTTTTCAAATATTATTTGTTTTTACCTTCTTTATAGGTATAATTGAAATTTTACAGTATAAAAAATTTGATTTTGAATCGAAACCAGTAGAAAAAAATGGTAGCTATGTTAAAAGACTATTTCACGTAATCAAAACACTACCTCAACATCCAAAATACATAAAATATTGTGCAACAGTTATGATATTTTATCTTGGTTGGCAAATGGCTTGGCCACTATATAACTTATATCAATTAAATGTTTTAAATGCTAATGCAGCTTGGGTAGGATATTTTGGAATTACTTCTACTCTATCACAAATTATAACAATCGGGCTATGGATTAAGCTAAGTCAAAAAATCGGTAGTAAGCCTGTTCTTGGAATAGGAATGTTCTTAATGGCTTTATCACCTTGTGTTTATGCAATTAGCAAAACTTTGCCAATGTTGCTTGCAATGCAATTGATAGTAGGATGTGGTATGTCTGCCGTTCTAACTTTATTATTTAATGAACTTATATATGTTTGTCCAGATGAAAACAGAACATTGTACATATCACTATTTACATGTCTAACTCAAATAACAAGCTCATTTATGCCTTTTGTTGGAATATATGTAAAGGAAGCCATATCAATTCAAGCAGCACTTTATATAAGTGGCGGAATTAGATTTTTAGGCTCAATAATATTTTTGTTAGCATGTAGAAACAATAAAAAAGCTGAAAATTTATAG